The following nucleotide sequence is from Paenibacillus andongensis.
TTTACTTCATAGAAAAACCTTAAATCTGCGCCGCTCTCATCTGCTGCTGACAATAAACGATAGCCATGTTCTGATTTGGCATAGAAACCAATCGTTCTCTCAGCTGGATTCTGAAAAGGGGCTTGCTCATAGGCAAGTCTTTTTTGTTGGTAAGCGATCCCCAGTGCTGGAACTTTACCATCAGCGAAGCCGCTCGGCCAGCCATTTTCATCATATAACCATGGGGTCATACCGAGCTCTTTGCTTTTCTCGATACAAGTCCGTACAGCCGACATCCACTCCTTGCCCATATAAGGAGTAAGGAGTCCTCCTCTGGCATGCATAAAAAATCCACCTATCCCGGCTTTATGCATCTCCTCGATCTGCCGCTCCAACTCCTCCGTTTCCAATTTATCATTCCATGACCACAGCGGCACTGAGCGATATTGGACTGGAGGATTCTGAAGCTGATCCCAAATACTCATCACCTTCACCTCATGCTTTCAAGCATAACTGAACAAGATCATCCACATGCGCTGTAGCCAAACAGACCACCGCATCTGCAGCACCATAATAGATTTTCACTTCACCCGATGGCTCCAAAATCATGCCTCCAGGGAAAATGACATCGTTGCGGAATCCGCCGTCGATCTCATAGCTGGCTTCCGGCGCAAGCAAGGGCTCTTGATACATGCCGATTACCTTTTTCGGATTGTCGAGATCAAGCAGCATGAGACCTGCTGTATACCTTTTTTTCCAAGTCGGTTCCCAGCCGTTCTTCCCTCTTGCAGGATCGATATCCACGGCATGAAACGTGGTCAGCCAGCCTTTGTCTGTCTTTATAGGAGGAGCGGCAGGCCCGATTTTATCATTCGCGAAGGGAACGTGCTCAACTGCCAGCAGGAGATCGGAATTACCCCAATATTTCAAATCCGGAGATTCGGAAATCCATGTGTCAAATCGATCTGCCCCCCCTCGGCTGTATACGGTAAAGGGTCTTTCCAAACGAACGTATTTACCGCCTATTTTCTCAGGGAACAGCACCATATTGCGAAGATCCGGCGTTGATAAGCTCAACACTTCGAAGTTTTCAAAATCATCAGTAACGGCGATACCGCCTCGAATTCCATGCTGCGTATCCACAGCAAAGCACATGTAGCATCGACCGTCCATAACCGTCAATCGAGGGTCATAAGCCCGAATAATTTCTCCATCATTCATCTTGAAGCAAGGCTTCGGTCCAGCTTCCCAATGGATCCCATCACGACTGTAAGCAATCCCAAGATCCGTTGTGGAATGAGGCTCTAGTGTATGTTCGCTTCTGGAACCATAGTCATTGCGGAATACCATGACATATTGACAGTTAAATTTGGTAACGCCCGCGTTAAATACAAGCGCAGTAGGATATGGAACCCTATCCGCATCCAAAATTGGATTAGCAGGATGACGATGAATCAATGAACTCGACTTTAAAATTCCAGGTACAGGTAGAACCATAGTAGACAACCTCCAAATGATATTTGTATTCTAGCCTTTCAAAGAGCCAGCTGTCATTTGCATGAACGATTTATTCGCGATCATATACGCAACGAGCAGCGGCAAAATCGATAAACAAGCTCCTGCCAGCATATAATGCGTTTGAACCGCAGCCGATGCCCCATAGCGAAGATAGGATAGTCCGACGGTCAGTGTTTGGAGTTTGGGATTGGTCATCGTAAACACTAACGGGCGTAAATATTCATTCCAAGCTCCGCAAAATGTAAACAATGCTCCTACACCCAATCCTGGGCGCATCAAAGGTAAAATAATTCGCCAAAATATCCCGCCGTTCGAGCAGCCGTCAATACGCGCGGCTTCATCTAATTCCCGGGAAATACCTTGTAAAAAGCTTAGTAAAATAAAGAAAATATACGCGTGGCCACTCACCAAAATAAGGACGACACCCCATAAATTTGTATGCAAGTGAAGCTTGACCATAAGCTCGAATTGCGGCCGAATCACAACGGCTCCAATCGATATGAACATGGTAGATGCCTGAATCGCGACGAAGATGGCTTTCCCCGGGAATTTAATCCGGTCAACCACATAAGCGGCCATCGATGCTACGATCAGCGTTCCGATCGTTGTTGCTCCGCTTAGAAAGAGGCTGTTCCATGTAAACCGAGCGAAATTGGCTTGCACCCATGCTTCTTTGTAATTCACAAAATTCCAAGAGGACGGGAAAATCTTGCCACCTTTTGTTATCTCGATATTGGACATGAAAGAGCCAAGAAAAGTCACAACAATCGGAAACACAATCAGTAAGGCTGTTATCAGTAAAAAGATCCAGAGCAGTACTCTTCCTCCTGTTTTCGCAAACGAAAATGGCCGGGTTTGTTTATTTATCCGTGCATTCGATAACGCTTCAGTAACTTCCATTTTCCCAGCATCCTCCCTCATTGAAGTTTGTTCAGACGTCTAGACATCGCATGGTAAGTTAGTGTGATGATGCCTACAATGACGGCTGTAACGAATCCAACGGCACTTCCGTAGCCGAATTGTTGGTCCGCAAGTACCCCTGATGGTGTCGGGAAGAAGAGCTTATACACGTACAAATACATCACTTCCGTCTTTCCAACCGGACCGCCTTCGGTCAACACCATAATGCTCTCGTACCCTTTAAGCGAATTAATGATCGCCAGCATGATTACGATCTGCAGCACAGGCCCTAGCATAGGAATGGTTAAGTACCAGAATTGCTGCCATTTATTGGCTCCGTCCAGCGACGAGCTTTCATACACATCGTTCGGGATATTTTGAAGACCGGCAAGGAACAGCAGCATATAGTTGCCTACCGCACTCCATACAGCGATGATGATCGTCGTAAGCATGGCGTGTTTGGGACCGAGCCAATCGATTCTTTCGGAGATGATATGAAACTTCAACAAATATTGATTGAGAATGCCGTTATAGGAGTTGAAAATAATGAAAAATACGACAGCCATGACAGCAGAACTTATAATCGTCGGCATAAAGTAGATGGCTCTCAGCCAATTGCGGCCGCGCAGCTTTTGATTCAGAATAACAGCTAGCACCAAGCATAATGGCAATGTAATGATTAACTTACCGCCTGCATAAATGAATGTATTCAAGACAGAATGCCAATACTCCGTGTCCTGCCAAAGCCTCCTGAAATTATCAAACCCAATAAATGACGCATCTCCGAACCCCTTGTAATCATAAAACATATATCGAATAGCCCAAGCAATCGGATAGACGCCCAGCACCATGGTCAGTAGAAAACTTGGAAATAAAAATAAATATGAAAACCCGATCTGGCGTGTCCTGTTCATCCCGTTCCCTCCTGTTACATCTATACTTAGAGAGCGAGAGTGGAGCTATTCACTCCACTCTCGCAGTTATGGCTATTATTTCATCATTAACTTCATCGGATCGAAGCTTGGGTTCGGCTGCACTTTCACTGCACCTTTAGCTACCGCTTTATCGAGAGCATCATTGTAGCGCTTGTTCAGATCTAGAATAATTTGATCCAAATTCCCGCCGCTGATCATGTATTTGAAAAATGCATCATCTTTTTTCATACCTTCAACTGTTACTGTAGGCTGCAGCGGCCACGTGCCATCGTTTCCTACTGGAAGGAAGCCGTCAATGCCTTTGATTTCCGGTTTTTTCGCTACGGAAGAAACCGATGGCACCATGGATAGACCGAAACCTTTTTCATGGTACGTTTTCAAGACTTCGTCCGTATACATAAACTGCATGAATTTCCATGCTTGGTCTGCATTTTTGGTTGTGTTGCTGATGGCTAACCATTGACCACCCAAGAAGGAGGTAGCGCCTTTAACCGTGCCATCGATCGTTGGAACCGGTGCGGATGCCCATTCGATTTTGGCCGGAAACTGATTCGCGTACACACCTGGTTCCGATGAGAAGGAGATGTACATCCCGATTTTGCCTTCTGCGAATTGTGCACGCAGCGGGTCAATATCCAGCGATTCCATACCTGGCAGCGTACTGCCGTCATCTACCATTTGTTTGAACGATGAAATGATCTCTTTGAATCCTGTGAAATCAAACTTCGCGGTTTTGAAATCAAAGCCAAATCCGCCGTAACCGCTAGCTTCAGCGATAACCCTTGCCGATCTACCAAGGGCGCTTTCTGGGCTTTTGAAGTTTTGAGCAAAACCATAAGAGCCGGAAGCTTTACCTACAGCTGTAATTTTCTTCGCATCTTCGACCATTTCTTTCAATGTTTTCGGAGGAGCAGCAATCCCCGCTTTGGCGAAAAGCTCTTTATTGTAAACAAGTCTGAGTGTTGAACCATAGTTCGGAAGGCTGTACATTTTCCCATCAATCCGGTTGAAATCATCAATGATTGGGAATTTTTTCTTGATCGCATCCGTAAGGTAGGAATCAATTGGCTTCAAATACCCTTTTTGCGCAAAAGGCTGGATCGTATTTTCCTTCACGCGGATAATATCAGGTGCCTGTCCGGAAGCGAAGGCCAAGTCTATCGCTTGGTTGAAATCTTCCGTCTTCACAACCATTTCGACTTCAATGTTCTCGCCGTTCGTCTCGTTAAATTTCTGCACAACACCTTTAATGTAATCCATATCATGACGGTCCCCCGTCCAATAAGAGAGTTTGGTCTTCTCTTTCTTCACAGGAACTGTGCTAGCGGATTGTTCAGATGGCTTGGCAGATGCTGCCGGGCTAGTTGCCGTATTGTTGCTGCCGCACGCTGCCAAACTGCCTGCCAGTAAAACGCTTAAAGTGACCGTCCCAATTCTGTTTACCATTTGTAAGCCTCCCTTTTGTTTGCGAACACTTTGTATCGTTCTGGAAATGCTTTTGTTTACACTTTTATACTAAAAGAATTCGTTCATTCTGATAATGTGGTCAACTCATGAACAAGGGCAGATATTTCTACATTTTACACCATCCAGTGAAAAGCGCTAAAAACGCGCTTATTTGTGAGCATAAAAAAAAGACAAACCCTCATGGTTTCGAGGACTTGCCCAGAGACATATCTTTAAATTCAGTCGGCGTCAGGCCTGTTTGTTTCTTGAAAACTTCACTGAAATACCGCCTGTGCTCATAGCCGAGCTGCTGCGCGATCTCCTGCACTTGGAAATCTTCAATCAGCATGGATTTCGCCCGTTCTATCTTCGCTATAGTAACGAATTGCTGAAACGCAGTTCCCGTCACCTTTTTAAACAAATTGGAATAATAGCCCCAACTTAGATTCGCCTGTTTCGCGCAATGCTCCAAGGTCAAATCCAAATGAAGATTCGATTTGATGTACTCCGCAGAGCGATAGATGATTTTCTGCGACTCGCTTGCTCGCTCTTGATTAATCATACGGCAGCCGATATCGCACAATTGAACAAACCATTCTCGATACTCTTGGAGATCCGCGCCGCTCTCGCCTCTAATCTCATGGACTTTCGACTCGAAATCGACCATGCTCGCCCGAGGAAATTTCTCCAAAAGTACTCGCAGCATCCGTAGCACCAGTCCTTGCAGCAAACGTTCAACGACGCCGGGCTCAGGTAAGACAGACGCTTTGCCCATCTCGTTGAAAATGCCCTTCGCCCATTCCACACATTTATCCAGATTACCTGAACGGAAAGCGAACAGAAACTCATTCTCGCTATCTTCGGTATAAATCCACGCTACAGGAAGATCCGGCGAGTCCCCGTTATAGCTGAAAGCACCATTGCCCCCTGTATAGAAATGATAAGACAAAGCGCTCAGCGACTGCTGATAACTCTTCGGAAGCTCCTGCACCGTGCCAACTCTTTGGCCAATGCCGATGGAAATCGTGAACTTGGTGTGCCTCGCGATATTGGCACAGCAGTGATCCGCAATTTCAACCAGAGGCTCGTCCGACGCCATATTCAAAATGCATATATATCGATTAAAAGCTTCCCTAAACACGACAGCCGTCGTATAGAAGGAAATCGTTTCCTCCACGATATTTTGCAGAGAAAACCGTGCAAGCTCAAGCTCCTTAACAGGGACTTCTGCGTACTTATCCGTGAACTGATCGATCTGGATCGTCATCACCGCGAACGGAGGATTCAATTCATTAATATCCAGGAAATCCGATAATCTAGCCAATTCCGCTTCACTGGTTTGATGATGGACGAGCAGAGATAAATATTCCTGCCGCAGGGCTGGCATACTTTCTTTGATTTTCTTCTGAAGCCCGAGCACGTGCGTGCGGCTAAGATTTTCCTGCTCCCACACTTCCTTGGCTTTCACGACGGCTTTCACGATTTGTTCAACGGAGAACGGTTTTTTCACATAATCAAGTGCACCATATTGAATGGCCTTTTGTGCATAATCAAAATCCGTATAAGCACTTAAAATAATGACCTTACTGTTCGGCAGCACCTCGAATATACGGCGTGTCATCTCTAATCCGTCCATTTTAGGCATCCGAATATCTGTTAAAATAAGATCAGGCAAGCTTTCACGAATGATAGCCAAACCCTCCTCCCCATTCGTTGCGCTTCCCACAATTTCGATGCCGTGCTCGTGCCAAGGGATCTTCTTCGTAATCATGTCCACAACGCTTCGAATATCATCAACGACACATAATTTAACTAGTCGGTTCATGTTCATGGAAGTCCTCCTCTCCTTCATAGCTAGGGATCCATAGTTCAATGCGTGCTCCGCCTAAGTCGTTATTCGTGATCTCCATGCGCTGTTGATCGCCAAAATACAGCTGTAAACGGGTATAAATATTGCGCAGCGCGTAGCCATGCTTGGATGTTGTCGGGTGAACAATACCTTGAAGGAGCTTCTCAGGCACTAGTCCACGCCCGTTGTCTTCCACCGTTATATGCAGCCAGTCCCCTTCGGCCTGAGCGCTAATCTGAATCTCTCCACCTGAAGTCATATCTTTAAATCCGTGTAAAATACAGTTTTCAACGAGTGGTTGAATCATAATCTTAGGTACCAAGCATGCGAGCAGCTCCGGTTCCACCTCGAAATGGCAAACGAACAAATTCTCATAGGACCTTTGCTGAATGGCCAAATATTGACGAACATGCTCTAATTCATCACCCAGTGTAATCAGATCGCGCCCGCCGCTAAGGCTTAATTGGAACATTTGCGACAGAGCCAGGATCATTTCGTTCACGTCGTCGTTTTCACCCAAAACCGATTTGCAGTAAATCGTATTCAACGTATTATAGAAAAAATGAGGGTCCATCTGTGCCGATAGCGCCTTAATTTCAGCCTTCCGTTTATCGCGTTCACGATTCTTCACGTCTTCAATCAACTGCTTAATTTCATCCAGCATCCGGTTAAAACGGAATCCGACCTGGGATACTTCGTCCTTATAAACGCTTTCAAAACGAACAGAAAGATCGTTCTCTTCCACTCGCTTCATCAGTCTTTGCAGTCTGTACAAGGGTTTTAAAAGCAGATAGGTTAAATTATTCGTTATAAAAAGCGATAAAATTATAAAACCAATAATCACATAAGTCGTTGCTCTTTTAATCCCATTTAATTTGGCCAACAAGTCATCCTTCGCTTGAACACTGACAATCATCCAATCGTCCTTGACTTCCAAACGCGAGTAATTAACTAAATAGTCCTTTTTATCATTCGTGTAGAAAAAAGAGCCTTTCATTTGATCACTCAATTGCTCAAAAAAAGCGGGCTTTTGAATAAAATGGTCCTTACTCGTCCTATCCGCGTAATTCACATCTTCTCCTTTGGCATCGATGAAATAATATTGTTTATTCGTTTTGGTCAAGTTTCCCATAAAAAGATCCCGCAGGTCATCTTCTTTCACATTGATTACGACGTATACATTGGTTGGTTCATAAACCATGAAAGAGTCTTCTCCAACGCCTTCTGTGACGAGTGATATCACCCTTTGCTTGCCTGTAAAAAAGGGATCGACATGCCCTTGACTCCAGAATCCACGATTCAGTTGCTTGAAGTGCTCATACATCTCCGATTTGTAAAATGAATTCGCCGTGTTCCGCACACTGGAGGTCGGATAAAAATCCCCGATCGGCGTGGCGATCAGAATGCTATCAATCATTGAATCATTGAATTTCACCTGGGAAAAAACATACTGCAGCGAGGTCAATGACTTGTAGTAACTAGATCTATCATTCGTTTGTACATCCTTCATTAATTGTTTGAAGGCATCGCTGAACATCAGCGCTCTTATGGCAATACCAATGTTCTTCAACCTTTCATTCACGATTTGCGCTGATTGGTTAACGGTATCTTGACTAGACTGCATAGCATTACGCTGAATCTCCTTGGAAGCTATCAAATAAGCAATACTGCCCGTTGCCATAAGACCTAAGGTGATCAGAACGACAAAAGTAAGCCATATTCTTTGTTTTAAAGAAAAGGAATGGAATAGTTGTTGAATTGGCGACCACATCCGAGACTTGTTCATGGGTGTCTCCATCACCTTTCGTGTTGTGAAAATACGGACTTCATCTATTTTATTATAGTATAGGATGTCTACTTTCGACATGAGGGAAAATCATGAAGGAGGGCAGCTTTTTCAATATGCGGACGAAATGATTAAGATTTTATGAATACGAACAAATGTTCTTTATTTTTTGATGAATTTATGGTAATAATAAGAGGTAACCTATTTGCGTGAAGCAAACACCAAGGAGGAAATTAAAATGTCAGTAAAATTAACAGCTTATTTAGTGATGGACGGCAATGCAGGTGAAGCTATTCAATTCTATGAAAAGGCATTGGATGCCCAAGTTCTTTTCTCGCAATCTTTCGGCGAGATGCCGGCTAACCCCGATTTTCCTTTACCAGAGGATGCTAAGGAGCGTATTGGACATGCTATGTTGCAAGTTGGCGAGTCTAGTTTGATGTTTTCCGATACATTTCCAGGTCAGACTGTTCAAAAGGGCGATAACGTGACTGTCTGTATTACATCGGATGATAAGGAAAAATCACAACAGTTCTATAATGCCTTGAAGGAAGGCGGCCAAGTCATTATGGAGCTCCAAGAGACTCATTTTAGCCCCGCATATGGACAGGTAAAAGACAAGTTCGGTGTTACCTTCCAAATATTCACTGAAGGCGCATCCATGAATTAAGATATAAGCCACAAACGGCCCTGTTCGCATCTACTGCGACAGAGCCGTTTGTTGTTCAGGAGTACCAATAAAGTGCATACTCGGTCATCACGGATGCATACCCCATTTGGCGCAGCATAGCCGTAATATTACCGCGGTGATAGGTCGCGTGATTGACGACCTGCAGAACCATTTCAGATAAACTGGTATCACGCGGTCTCGTATAAGGATTATCGAGCATGATCCTTTGTTCCATATTTTCCTGTTGGTTCAAAAACGTCTTAAAACGCTCTGATATCTGAACGTACATCTTTTCCATTTCCTCAATGTCTTTCGACTCCACGTCAGCCGTTAATTGGGCTGAATCAGCCATTGCTTCCCTCATACTTTTACCGGAAATAATGTCCAACCAGCACGCATCCACCAAGTAAATATGAGCGATCGCCTTGGATATCGTAGAAAAAACACTTTGAATCTCCTTATTGTATACGTCCTGAGGAAGTTCTTTTAATCGATTTAGCATAGTTTGGTTCGCCCATACGTGGTAATCGTACATTTCTAGTGCAGGATGAGTCATAGATATCATCTCCCTTTTCACTGTTCTTGCGACATTTCAAGTGTTACCTTTATCATACGGCAAATACCCTGACAGCCTTATGTCAGGGTAAAAATAATAAAAACCCCATGTAGGGGTTTTCTCATACAATTGAAGCGCCGGTTCACATTTGTTCGCGTTCGCGTTGTTCCTGAACCACTTGAAACCAATCCCAGCCACATACAAAAATGATAATCAAAAAAAGAATAATGCCTAACGCATTCCACCAACCGCTGTCCAGAATGTCTGGAAAAGCACCAGTTCCAAGAATCAATACTGGTATGAGCCATACTAGATTTCTCTTCTTTAAACGAATCGTCTTTAGTCTAAGCAAGATGCACTATCCCCTATATGGTAAGTCATATGGTTTGATCCTCGTATAACTTTCGAACCCATATAACTCTTTAGGACCGTCCTCTTAATCAGTACAGTCATCCAATATGTGGAAGTAATCTCATCTCATTTATATATTCGTGTTCGGCGTATCAACAACATCTGGATCAATCGTATTGGTGCTGCCATTCAGAACACTCTGGACACTTCCAAAACTATCACCAGGGGAAAATGAGTTAGCTCCCGAGAAGATTTTCGAACTACTGGAGAGATAAATAACAAAAGTATCACCAATCTGGACATTTGACCCCGAGGCGACACTGTTGATCTTGATACCACCATTTACAATTGAAGGCATTCTTCAGACACCCCTCTCAACCCTTAGACATTGTATGTACACTTCTGCCTAATTGTCACCTCAAGCTGGCATCTCACTCCATTTTACGCAAAAAACATAACGCCCGCAAAGGAAGAGCGTGGGTATTTGGATTGCATGAACCAGAATCAGCTTATTCATCCACAAGCATTAATTCGGGTACAGACAGCGCCATTGAAATATTGCACAACATCCCTCTAGCAAGAAAAATCAAAGTTCTCTCATAAGGTTTTTCGAAACCTGACCGCTTAAAAGCTTCTAGCACCACCTGGTGAACATCCCGAAATCCCTTCTGCATGACCTCTGCGATCATATCCTCTTTAATCGTTTGAGCTTGCATTTGCAGCAGTGTTTCATTTTGATAAGATTTCATAATATGAATATAAGCATCAACCAGTTCTTTCTCGAGCTGATCAGGAGCAACGGTCTCAATAACCGCGCGGAAAGCCTCAAGAATTCGTGTCCAAGACACTTCAAGCGCTTCTTGCAGCAGTGCTTCTTTCGTTGAAAAAAACCGAAAAACATAAGGCTGTGAAATTTGTGCGCGTTCCGCAACTTTTGCTGTCGTTGCACGGTAATAGCCTATTTCAGCAAATACTTCGATTGCCGCGGATACAATATCTGCTCGTCGATTGACCGAAGTTGGAGAATTCTTTGTCATCATTCATTCCACCTTTAAAGTTACATTCACTAGTTATTGATCAATTACTAAACTAATATTAACTTATCGGAATGTAATTTGCAAATAATACAATTCGGAAATAGGCTCCTTACTACTTATTTCAAAGTAGAAATCGGGATCTGAAAATATATGATCAAAAATATACTAGTCACAAAACAGAACAGCCATGCCCATAATGGTTTCGTATCATGCAACCTTAACCCAAAAAACATGAAAATCCAGACGAGAATAGACCAACCCAAATTCCATCCATTATGGTAAGACAACAGCTTTACATACAGAAATATACTTTCAATTAACACGAAAGAACCGGCCCAAACGATCATATAAACGATTTGCTTAAGCAATCGCGAATGGTATGGATAGTGTGAAAGATAAAGTAATACGATTGCTGGGAAGTTTGTAAACGCAATCAAAAAATCAGCTATTGTATGGTTAGGCGCTAAAAAAGCCTTATGAAAATACCATAAAGAGTGATTATACAATAAAATACTAATCATAAAATCAACACATATGGTAAAAATGAGGGACGAGTAATATTTCCTCCAATTTCTCCAATCCCCGAAACGCCAAGCAGCAATAAGGCAGAAAAACGAAAGAACTAAAGGCATATACGGAGCAACAACAGCCACTGCTTTACCCATCTAATAACTCCATTTCAAAAAGATACAAACGATTATTTATATATGATTTCCACAAGTAGAAAAAAAATAAGTTTTCTTCTTAAGTAAAAATGAAGAGCCAACCTGAGTTGGTTCCCCATTTTAATGGTAATCCTAACGATTGTTGCATATTCTTCAACATCCATAATATAACATAACACTTCGTTCTATAAACAGTACTCCTTTGAAACAACCGTCTTGAGTCCGTTGATACTTGTGATTCGCAATGAATGCACATCCACTAATCAACAGATCCATTTGAATGGACAAAGAGACAAGTTTGCAATAGCAACTTGCCTCTAACCCTTTAAAATATGAATCAAAATCATATCTTCTCACTTAAAAAATCGTTCCTTAGACAAGAGGTGCATTAATCAATGTAGCGAAATTAAATTGGTGCACATGACCATCATTTAGCGTAGTTTGGCCTGTAACAAAATGTACGTGTTTGCCCTTCCCGACTGAAATAG
It contains:
- a CDS encoding CBO0543 family protein, with the protein product MGKAVAVVAPYMPLVLSFFCLIAAWRFGDWRNWRKYYSSLIFTICVDFMISILLYNHSLWYFHKAFLAPNHTIADFLIAFTNFPAIVLLYLSHYPYHSRLLKQIVYMIVWAGSFVLIESIFLYVKLLSYHNGWNLGWSILVWIFMFFGLRLHDTKPLWAWLFCFVTSIFLIIYFQIPISTLK